A stretch of Desulfobacter hydrogenophilus DNA encodes these proteins:
- a CDS encoding chemotaxis protein CheD, with translation MEHIVGVAAMKVSNQPDDTIVTYSLGSCIGLAIYDPQAGVGGMLHYMLPNSAIDTVKAESNPFMFADTGIPELFRQVSALGAEKSRIKVFVAGGAEIMDQEGIFNLGRQNYSALMQILTKNDVAIWKQAVGGYSNRTVKMEIASGNIYLKTSGLGEVRL, from the coding sequence ATGGAACATATCGTAGGTGTAGCAGCTATGAAAGTCAGCAACCAGCCCGATGATACCATTGTGACATACTCGCTTGGTTCATGCATCGGGCTTGCAATATATGATCCCCAAGCCGGAGTAGGGGGAATGCTTCACTATATGCTGCCGAATTCCGCCATTGATACCGTAAAGGCAGAAAGCAATCCGTTCATGTTCGCAGATACCGGTATTCCAGAGTTGTTCAGACAGGTATCTGCTCTGGGTGCCGAAAAATCCAGAATAAAAGTTTTTGTTGCAGGCGGAGCTGAAATTATGGACCAGGAAGGTATTTTCAATCTCGGCAGACAAAACTATTCAGCACTAATGCAGATATTGACCAAAAACGATGTTGCCATCTGGAAACAGGCTGTGGGGGGGTATTCAAACCGGACAGTAAAAATGGAAATCGCCTCCGGAAATATTTATCTGAAAACATCCGGATTAGGGGAGGTGCGGTTATGA
- the hisF gene encoding imidazole glycerol phosphate synthase subunit HisF, translating to MKITVLDYGAGNVRSLINAVEKMGGSIKMVEKPEDILAAERLIFPGVGNYGAMLEILHERGFVEPLRKYLNADRPFLGICVGMQALFEGSEEELVSSNESIGFFKGRVKRFRTELAVPHIGWNGIHIKQDSPFLDGLDPDTKFYFVHSYHIVPENPEVILTTTTYDYPYASAVQQGNVIGTQFHPEKSGTAGMKLLDNFIHSDSLKARGAADIPSKGLSKRVIACLDVRSNDNGDLVVTKGDQYDVREAGSVRNLGKPVALARKYYEQGADEITFLNITGFRDFPLEDMPMLKVLEQTSKQVFVPLTIGGGIREFTDDQGRHYSSLDVAARYFRAGADKISIGSDAVYIAMAYLESGQKTKKSAIEEISRVYGAQAVVISVDPQRAWVTSPEDVPKHHVVKVTSGEKGPNGEAYCWYQCTVSGGRKAMDLDAVALARACEELGAGEILLNCIDKDGTNSGFDLDLINAVRSNVTIPVIASSGAGCEAHFAQVFKCTKAEAALAAGIFHREEVPIQAVKQHLAEQGIEVRK from the coding sequence ATGAAGATTACCGTATTAGACTATGGGGCCGGCAATGTCCGCAGCCTGATCAATGCTGTGGAAAAGATGGGCGGCAGCATTAAAATGGTTGAAAAACCTGAAGATATCCTGGCAGCTGAAAGGCTGATTTTCCCCGGTGTGGGAAATTACGGGGCCATGCTTGAAATCCTTCATGAACGCGGATTTGTTGAGCCCCTGCGCAAATATCTCAACGCTGACCGGCCGTTTCTGGGTATCTGCGTGGGCATGCAAGCCCTGTTTGAAGGCAGTGAGGAAGAACTGGTCTCCAGCAATGAGAGCATTGGTTTTTTTAAAGGCCGGGTGAAACGCTTTAGAACTGAACTGGCCGTGCCCCACATCGGGTGGAACGGCATCCACATCAAACAGGACTCACCTTTTCTTGACGGGCTAGACCCGGATACAAAATTTTATTTTGTCCATTCTTATCACATCGTGCCCGAGAACCCGGAGGTCATCCTGACCACTACCACCTATGATTACCCCTATGCCTCGGCTGTGCAGCAGGGCAATGTCATCGGTACCCAATTCCATCCGGAAAAAAGCGGGACTGCCGGCATGAAGCTGCTTGATAATTTCATTCATTCAGACAGCCTTAAAGCCCGGGGGGCCGCTGACATACCGTCCAAAGGTTTGTCAAAACGGGTGATTGCCTGTCTGGATGTCCGGTCCAACGACAATGGGGATTTAGTGGTCACCAAAGGGGATCAGTACGATGTCAGGGAAGCGGGCAGCGTCAGAAATCTTGGCAAACCAGTGGCGTTGGCCCGGAAATATTACGAGCAGGGCGCTGACGAGATCACTTTTTTAAATATAACAGGATTCAGGGATTTCCCACTGGAGGATATGCCTATGCTAAAGGTCCTGGAACAAACCTCAAAACAAGTGTTTGTTCCCCTGACCATTGGCGGCGGTATCCGGGAATTTACAGATGACCAGGGTCGGCACTATTCGTCCCTGGATGTTGCGGCCCGGTATTTCAGGGCGGGTGCGGATAAAATTTCCATTGGATCGGATGCGGTTTATATTGCCATGGCATACCTTGAGTCCGGGCAGAAAACAAAGAAATCTGCTATTGAGGAGATTTCAAGGGTTTACGGGGCCCAGGCTGTGGTGATTTCCGTTGATCCCCAAAGGGCATGGGTAACCAGCCCGGAAGATGTCCCCAAACACCATGTGGTCAAGGTAACATCCGGGGAAAAAGGCCCCAACGGTGAAGCATATTGCTGGTATCAGTGTACGGTGAGCGGTGGCCGCAAAGCCATGGATCTTGATGCCGTGGCCCTGGCACGGGCCTGTGAAGAACTGGGGGCCGGTGAAATCCTGCTCAACTGCATAGATAAGGACGGGACAAATTCCGGGTTTGATCTGGACCTGATAAATGCCGTGCGCAGCAATGTCACCATCCCGGTGATTGCCTCTTCCGGTGCCGGGTGTGAAGCGCATTTTGCCCAAGTGTTTAAATGTACAAAGGCCGAAGCTGCACTGGCTGCGGGTATTTTTCACAGGGAAGAAGTACCCATTCAGGCAGTAAAACAGCATCTTGCCGAACAGGGTATTGAGGTACGAAAGTAA
- a CDS encoding HDOD domain-containing protein, protein MTSLQVLIKEIKNLKPIPAVVTSLLGIVDDPNASMKDITKIIQYDPAITADILRTANSAYFGLKHPAETIEEAATMIGTDQLVDLVMLKVSAQVTNGSQEGYDLHEGALWKYSVSSALIAKQVAGQLDLPNKNSIFTASLLKDMGKTVLNKFVQDAFEKIYNLVINENFSFMEAEKQIIGVNHAELGGMIAKMWQFSPKMVGIIRNHHLTSETMVRDKDIAVVYLSDCICMMMGMGVGADGLAYRFHRQAMEHIGISAEDTLKIIAEFTCRMGEVEALLKVA, encoded by the coding sequence ATGACCAGCCTGCAAGTACTGATCAAGGAAATAAAAAATCTAAAACCCATCCCTGCTGTAGTCACCTCCCTTTTGGGAATCGTGGATGACCCCAATGCATCCATGAAAGACATTACCAAAATTATCCAATACGATCCTGCCATTACCGCAGATATCCTTCGAACGGCCAATTCCGCATACTTTGGTTTGAAACATCCTGCTGAAACCATCGAGGAAGCAGCTACCATGATAGGCACTGATCAACTTGTGGACCTGGTAATGCTCAAGGTAAGTGCCCAGGTAACCAACGGCAGCCAGGAAGGTTATGATTTGCACGAAGGCGCGTTATGGAAGTATTCCGTATCGTCGGCCCTCATTGCAAAACAGGTGGCCGGCCAATTAGACCTGCCCAATAAAAACAGCATATTCACAGCCTCGCTTCTCAAGGATATGGGTAAAACCGTTCTAAATAAATTTGTTCAGGATGCCTTTGAAAAAATTTACAATCTGGTGATCAATGAAAATTTCAGTTTTATGGAGGCTGAAAAGCAGATTATTGGCGTAAACCATGCCGAGCTTGGTGGTATGATTGCCAAAATGTGGCAATTTTCTCCTAAAATGGTCGGCATCATCCGAAATCACCATCTTACCAGCGAGACCATGGTCAGGGACAAGGATATCGCTGTGGTCTATTTGTCCGATTGCATATGCATGATGATGGGCATGGGAGTCGGGGCGGACGGACTTGCTTATCGATTCCACCGGCAGGCCATGGAACATATTGGCATTTCAGCCGAAGATACATTAAAAATAATTGCTGAGTTCACCTGCCGGATGGGGGAAGTAGAAGCACTGTTAAAGGTTGCCTGA